CATATTCTTAAACGTGAAAAGGGCGTGTATGCCTACTTCTTTCATCTGATTCATTAAATAGCATTTGTACATATTACTATTCAGAGTCCTCATTTCGTCGTcatcatcatttaaaaaaacCTAGCTTCACCGTTAATTTTGTCATCTGGAATGTAATTGTGCGACGGGGTGCATGATTTGTTTGGTACATATCACTGAAAACTACTTAAAACAATAAACTCCAGAAGATCAAAAGTTGACACCATGTAATGAATTCTTATACCAGGAAAAGAATAGAAAAAGAATTAACAGCCCTGTAAATCTGTAATTTAAACTCGTTCAATCCTATCAACAAAATATCATAACCTTTTTTGGGGTTATCGACACGTCCTCAAGTCTACAGCTCTTACAGTCTTACTCCATCAAATAAATCCCAAGGTGCGACCAACCAACGAATCCAATAATCGAGCAACTGGTTTTTCAGAACTTAGGATCCTGGACGCCCTTGCAAAATAATGAAAAGGAATATTTACAAAATTCAGTTATCTTGGGGTAACCTGAGTGATTGTGATGGGAAATGTACTCATCTGATGGCTAGTAGAAGCTTCTGAGGACTTATTCTTAAACATTGTGCCACTTAGCCGAGCTGAGGTTTCAAAGAAACCAGGAGGCGTGAGTTGATTTTCTTTAAGACGTACATTTTTAGAGAGCATTTCAATGACCTGGCTCATTAGGGGCCTTCTGCTAGCATTTGCTTGGGTGCAGAAAAGGGCCACTTTCATGTACCTAAGAACCTGGTCCTCTGGAAATGATTCCAATTCTGGGTCGACGAGATCCAACAGTTTACCTTCTTCGTGCAGCTCCCAGGCCTGTGAAGCAACCAATACAGATGTGAGAAGGTTATAGTGATAGGAACAAACTATAAAAATAACTCTAAATAATATAATGGCTTGGAAGGATATAACTTCAGgggaaaaaaaacaatttaGATCTGGAAACGAAGTTTACTTCCTAGATACTAGTCCATTTTATCTAACTTATACGAGGAGAGACTGAGTGGACAAAGGGTaaataactcaatctcattttTGCTTTCAGTTAACAGAgtataaataaaacaaaaggtGATGCAAAAAAGTACAACCAAATATTCCTCACCCATTCGACAAGCAATTTCTGCATTCCTCCGTGATTGGTGTTTCCAATGCTCTTGCCACTCACAACTTCAAGAGTTAGAACCCCAAAGCTGTATACATCGGCCTTCATGGTTAACTGACCACCTAAGGCATATTCAGGTGCCAGGTAGCCACTGCTTAGAACAAATCCAAGGTACAAATTAGGACCATAACTTTCAAAGTTTCAATAAATACAACTTCAAATTAGATGTCAGGATTCCCATGCCGTTATAAGTTGTGGTGTAGTATCAAAGAGGAAAAGGAGACATACGTTGTTCCTGCTATTTTTGTGCTGATGTGGGTGATATCTTGGGGGAAAAGTTTAGCTAATCCAAAGTCTCCAATTTTAGGTCGGAAGTCCTCGTCCAGTAGTATATTACTAGCTTTGATATCTCTGTGTACAATGTGAGGTAAAAGTTCTTCATGAAGATATGCAAGTCCACGAGCAGTTCCCAAGCAAATACTAGACCTCTTTTCCCAGTTCAGATTAACAGACCTGTTCGTACCTGAAATACATGCAAGTATTATGTTCAGTGTACGTTGGATATCGTGGGAATCTTTTAAATAGATTCAAATGGCACAGGACTCTTATCAAATTACCTAACAATGCTCGATCGATGCTCTTATTCTCTAAATATTCATACACCAAAATGTGGTTGGTACCATTGACGCAGCACCCAACTAACTCAACTAGGTTTGGGTGTTTAACATTGGATATAGTGTCAATCTCAGTCAAAAACTCACGCGCTCCTTGCTTTGACCCGGCAGAAAGTGTCTTCACAGCAACTTTCTTTCCATTTTTTAGAGTTCCCTATGAGATTAGAGTGGGATTAATACGAAGAAAAAAATAATGCAGGAACGATAGTTGGACGTTTCAACGTCCCATCAACTTAATAGTGCATAAATAAGATGCCATTAAACAAACTGATTGAAGCAATTTTCTCTGCCTACAATACCGAAGATTAAGTGAAAAACCAGCTTGGAGATTTTTTATTTCctttatgcatgtttatttgcTTAAAAGACATCCTTCTGGTATATAAACTAGAAAGATGATCAACAGGAAGAAATTACTTAAGAACTTCAACGCATGATATATCTTAATACCAGCAAAGGGCGGTGAAAATCAGATTACATACTGGCAGAAAGATGAAACTTGCCGTGCGATATTTACCTTTAAAAGTTTCTCGTTAAAACATGATGAATATAAACTATGCAGCATTGAGTTAATACCTTGTAAACTGTCCCAAAACCTCCTCGTCCTATTTTGCTGCTGTGTTGGAAGTTGTTTGTCGCTTCTCTTAATTCATTGTATGAGAAGTTCTTCGTCTTAGAGATTTGGGGCCCTACAGATATAATAGAATCAATCAAATGAAAGGAAACAATATACGAAGTAATAATTTCTGGCCCATCTTAAGAAAAATACTGAATGGAAATAAGCATCATGACCAACCAACCACATGATTATTTTTTCGGCGCCCCTACCTGTTTCCTAAATTAAGATTGATGTTTGCACATCAAAGGACTTGTCCAGATCCCAAATATGTTATAGATGCGAGTTACAGGTAGTTCAACGAGTGTGTTACACATGCAAGCTCATACTCATGTTTCCCGTGGCAACAGTACCTATTTCGTGCGGTAGAATTAGGTTAAGCTGATGTTGAACACTTGACCATCCACTTCAAACATTTACATATCCGTGGCAGTAATGACACAGATAACAACAGGGAATGAGGTACATCTCTTGTAAGTTATTTTGATCATGcatttaaattttgataatcAAATACCATTGGGCATATTCATAATGATTGAAAAATTGGTTCAGGGATGCAAAGCTCACAACTTGTTACATAGGTGATATTTTGAAGTACTTCTAGATGGTTCACCACTGAACTGCCAATATGATTGCACACAATAGCCTTAGGCACGACACGATTCATCTTGCTACAATCAAAATATTAGACACATCCTTTAATAAGGTCCTCAATGTGAATCCTCCTTGTCCATCTACATAACTTCAAACAGTTCTTTTTAGCATTCCAAACTTACAACCTCTCGTCCAACTCACCAAACTATCAACAGCACAACCAAAATTTTCAGTTCATGGTCTACATGGTGAAAAATTTTGAACTAGAAGTTAGTCATCTTTCATAAGATGCCAAAGCAACAATGTCAAAATGATG
The Primulina tabacum isolate GXHZ01 chromosome 9, ASM2559414v2, whole genome shotgun sequence DNA segment above includes these coding regions:
- the LOC142555905 gene encoding cold-responsive protein kinase 1-like isoform X2, encoding MGCFCFGASTLHQKKKNKNANQSTEDQEGPQISKTKNFSYNELREATNNFQHSSKIGRGGFGTVYKGTLKNGKKVAVKTLSAGSKQGAREFLTEIDTISNVKHPNLVELVGCCVNGTNHILVYEYLENKSIDRALLGTNRSVNLNWEKRSSICLGTARGLAYLHEELLPHIVHRDIKASNILLDEDFRPKIGDFGLAKLFPQDITHISTKIAGTTGYLAPEYALGGQLTMKADVYSFGVLTLEVVSGKSIGNTNHGGMQKLLVEWAWELHEEGKLLDLVDPELESFPEDQVLRYMKVALFCTQANASRRPLMSQLG
- the LOC142555905 gene encoding cold-responsive protein kinase 1-like isoform X1 encodes the protein MGCFCFGASTLHQKKKNKNANQSTEDQEGPQISKTKNFSYNELREATNNFQHSSKIGRGGFGTVYKGTLKNGKKVAVKTLSAGSKQGAREFLTEIDTISNVKHPNLVELVGCCVNGTNHILVYEYLENKSIDRALLGTNRSVNLNWEKRSSICLGTARGLAYLHEELLPHIVHRDIKASNILLDEDFRPKIGDFGLAKLFPQDITHISTKIAGTTGYLAPEYALGGQLTMKADVYSFGVLTLEVVSGKSIGNTNHGGMQKLLVEWAWELHEEGKLLDLVDPELESFPEDQVLRYMKVALFCTQANASRRPLMSQVIEMLSKNVRLKENQLTPPGFFETSARLSGTMFKNKSSEASTSHQMSTFPITITQVTPR